From the Roseibium salinum genome, one window contains:
- a CDS encoding glycosyltransferase family 2 protein, producing MTDRLPLSAFIIARNEADRIARPIESVRGWVDEVVVIDSGSTDGTIAVAERLGAKVVHNEWAGYGPQKRFGEDQCRNDWLLNLDADEEVTPELAAEIRAKFADGSYREADGWRIMIRDMYAHENAPAPWAYGYHQIRLYDRRQGRFSDSIVHDTVRPEEGAKIANLSGIMAHRSIRSLDFQVSKYNRYSAVQVEDMRVRGRKLPRSRLLTEFPVSFFKAYFVRKYRKYGWWGLILSMNYAHARFLRVAKAYEAELLQRNGRPKDAGPQT from the coding sequence ATGACAGACCGCCTGCCGCTTTCCGCCTTCATTATCGCCAGGAACGAAGCCGACCGGATTGCGCGGCCGATCGAAAGCGTCAGGGGATGGGTCGACGAGGTTGTCGTCATCGACAGCGGCTCGACCGACGGGACGATTGCGGTCGCCGAGCGCCTCGGGGCGAAGGTGGTTCACAACGAGTGGGCGGGATACGGTCCGCAGAAACGCTTCGGTGAGGACCAGTGCCGCAACGACTGGCTTCTCAACCTGGACGCCGACGAGGAAGTCACGCCGGAACTGGCGGCTGAAATCCGGGCGAAGTTCGCCGACGGAAGCTATCGGGAGGCCGATGGCTGGCGCATCATGATCCGCGACATGTATGCCCACGAGAATGCCCCGGCGCCCTGGGCTTACGGCTATCACCAGATCCGTCTTTACGACCGGCGCCAGGGCCGGTTCTCGGACTCCATCGTGCATGACACGGTCCGGCCCGAGGAAGGCGCGAAAATCGCGAACCTCTCCGGGATCATGGCGCACCGCTCGATCCGTTCGCTGGATTTTCAGGTTTCCAAATACAACCGCTACTCGGCCGTGCAGGTGGAGGACATGCGCGTCCGGGGCCGCAAACTGCCCCGCAGCCGCCTTCTGACGGAATTTCCGGTGAGCTTCTTCAAGGCCTATTTTGTGCGAAAGTACCGCAAATACGGCTGGTGGGGCCTGATCCTGTCGATGAACTACGCCCACGCCCGTTTCCTGCGCGTGGCGAAGGCGTATGAGGCGGAACTCCTTCAGCGGAACGGAAGACCGAAGGATGCGGGCCCACAGACTTGA
- a CDS encoding TIGR03862 family flavoprotein: MLDVLIIGAGPAGLYAADRLAAEGLSVTVADRMSSPARKFLMAGRGGLNLTHSEELDTFLSRYGEAEAFLAPMIRDFPPEAVRDWCHQLGEETFVGSSGRVFPRSMKASPLLRAWLRRLENNGVRLMTRHGFEGLSEDGTALIRPEAGLPIALPARAVLLALGGASWPKLGSNAAWVPYMEERSVRITPFQPANCGFQVAWSALMKERFAGTPLKRIALRLGGDPVLGEAVVSGQGLEGGAVYALSAQIRETINRQGSADLQIDLRPAMSVEDLVQKLTQPRGKKSMSTYLRKVLNLHPVEQALLREAGPIPQDPAALAAGIKAIPLRCEAPYAIDRAISSAGGISLEEVDDALMLRKLPGIFTAGEMLDWEAPTGGYLLQACFATAHRAAAGIAAYLKTGDGVEAR, from the coding sequence ATGCTTGATGTTCTGATTATCGGTGCCGGCCCGGCCGGACTCTACGCAGCGGACCGGCTCGCTGCCGAAGGATTGTCCGTCACGGTGGCCGACCGTATGTCCTCCCCGGCCAGGAAGTTCCTGATGGCGGGGCGGGGCGGCCTCAATCTGACCCACAGCGAAGAGCTCGACACGTTCCTCAGCCGCTACGGTGAGGCGGAGGCGTTTCTCGCGCCGATGATCCGCGACTTCCCGCCCGAGGCCGTAAGGGACTGGTGCCATCAACTCGGCGAGGAGACCTTTGTCGGCAGCAGCGGCCGGGTCTTTCCCAGGTCCATGAAGGCATCGCCCCTGCTGCGGGCCTGGCTGCGCCGGTTGGAAAACAACGGTGTGAGACTGATGACACGGCACGGTTTCGAGGGGCTTTCCGAGGACGGAACGGCGCTCATCCGGCCCGAGGCGGGGCTGCCTATCGCCCTCCCCGCCCGTGCCGTTCTGCTCGCCCTCGGCGGGGCGAGCTGGCCGAAGCTCGGCTCCAATGCCGCATGGGTCCCGTACATGGAGGAAAGGAGCGTCCGGATCACACCCTTCCAGCCTGCCAATTGCGGATTTCAGGTCGCCTGGAGCGCGCTGATGAAGGAGCGGTTTGCCGGAACGCCGCTCAAGCGCATCGCATTGCGCCTCGGCGGAGATCCGGTCCTTGGGGAGGCTGTGGTTTCCGGGCAGGGCCTTGAAGGCGGTGCCGTCTACGCCCTTTCCGCGCAGATACGCGAGACAATCAACCGGCAGGGATCCGCGGACCTCCAGATCGACCTGCGCCCCGCCATGAGCGTTGAGGACCTGGTGCAGAAGCTGACGCAGCCGCGCGGCAAGAAATCCATGTCGACCTATCTCAGAAAGGTGCTCAATCTCCATCCGGTGGAACAGGCACTCCTGCGCGAAGCCGGACCGATCCCGCAGGATCCCGCCGCCCTTGCGGCCGGGATCAAGGCCATTCCGCTGAGGTGCGAGGCGCCATATGCCATCGACCGGGCGATTTCATCCGCCGGCGGCATATCCCTTGAGGAAGTGGATGACGCTCTGATGCTCCGGAAACTGCCCGGCATCTTCACCGCCGGCGAAATGCTGGACTGGGAAGCGCCGACCGGCGGCTATCTGCTGCAGGCCTGCTTTGCTACGGCGCACAGGGCCGCGGCCGGCATTGCCGCCTATCTGAAGACCGGCGACGGAGTAGAGGCAAGATGA
- a CDS encoding HD domain-containing phosphohydrolase, with protein sequence MDKPTDLIVVADPDPNVQSGFQRLFGERFDIACFSDSDEALAYLRQNHGVAVIFSCYNLPGCGGAAFFRVAETILPQAARVMLTREKSIEAVKRALNEGHAFLFLEKPCQPNDLTAAMEAALNHHRQQAKDRALLERTVAGSVKLLIDMMVLFHPEAFRRTGTVRKQALKLARRLGMKKTWELEMAVMLSPLGEALLPKQILARYRAARSLTEQERDILNRSPAQTRELLKNIPQLERVSEYLYLSARGFDGSGFPKDGPRGKDIPMVARIIKLLTDLWHASPEGGPDAAAFEALTINKRKYDPMLLEIAREALMDDIPEGKKKLIAQCHIRSLQPGDVLVDDVLTENSHELVLSRGHPLTPTTIRRLEHFHQTSGVRQPIRVERHPSEEVMTSTA encoded by the coding sequence ATGGACAAGCCCACGGACCTGATCGTCGTCGCGGACCCGGACCCGAATGTACAATCCGGCTTCCAGCGCCTGTTCGGCGAACGGTTCGATATTGCCTGCTTTTCCGATTCAGACGAAGCCCTTGCCTATCTGAGGCAAAATCACGGCGTTGCCGTCATCTTTTCCTGCTACAATCTGCCGGGCTGCGGCGGGGCGGCATTTTTCCGCGTCGCCGAAACCATCCTGCCGCAGGCCGCAAGGGTCATGCTGACGCGCGAGAAATCCATTGAGGCGGTCAAGAGGGCCCTGAACGAAGGCCATGCCTTCCTCTTCCTGGAAAAACCCTGCCAGCCCAATGATCTCACCGCTGCAATGGAAGCGGCGCTGAACCATCACCGCCAGCAGGCCAAGGACCGCGCCCTCCTGGAGCGGACGGTCGCCGGTTCGGTGAAGCTCCTGATCGACATGATGGTCCTGTTTCACCCGGAAGCCTTCCGGCGAACGGGAACGGTGCGCAAGCAGGCGCTCAAGCTGGCCAGACGGCTGGGCATGAAAAAGACCTGGGAATTGGAAATGGCGGTGATGCTGTCGCCGCTCGGCGAAGCGCTGCTGCCGAAACAGATCCTCGCCCGCTACCGCGCCGCCCGCAGCCTGACGGAACAGGAGCGGGACATCCTCAACAGGTCTCCCGCGCAGACCCGCGAACTCCTGAAGAACATTCCGCAGCTGGAAAGGGTATCGGAGTACCTCTATCTGTCCGCCCGCGGCTTTGACGGTTCCGGTTTCCCGAAGGACGGGCCCAGGGGCAAGGACATTCCGATGGTCGCCCGCATCATCAAGCTGCTGACGGACCTGTGGCATGCGAGCCCGGAAGGCGGCCCGGATGCCGCCGCCTTCGAGGCCCTGACGATCAACAAGCGCAAATATGATCCGATGCTTCTGGAAATTGCCCGCGAGGCCCTGATGGACGACATCCCCGAGGGCAAGAAGAAGCTCATCGCCCAGTGCCACATCCGCTCGCTCCAGCCGGGCGACGTTCTGGTCGACGACGTCCTGACGGAGAACAGCCACGAACTCGTCCTGTCACGCGGGCACCCGCTGACTCCGACCACGATCCGTCGCCTCGAGCATTTCCACCAGACCTCGGGCGTGCGCCAGCCGATCCGCGTGGAACGTCACCCCTCGGAAGAGGTTATGACCAGCACCGCGTGA
- a CDS encoding DUF934 domain-containing protein, whose translation MATIFKDGEFVEESWLRVDAETGAAAEGDALVPLTLFLADAEAYLSRGGKTAVVVEAGDDVAKLEPYLDRLALVAVDFPSFSDGRGFSAARILREQIGYKGDIRALGKYILDQVPLARRCGVSSFEISKPEVLKSLQAGEWPEVTKYLQPVGTVDEIPEGTRPWARRSHRDIAVAAE comes from the coding sequence ATGGCAACGATATTCAAGGACGGCGAGTTCGTCGAGGAAAGCTGGCTGCGGGTCGACGCGGAAACCGGTGCGGCCGCCGAAGGCGATGCGCTGGTGCCGCTGACCCTCTTCCTGGCGGACGCGGAAGCTTATCTTTCCCGCGGCGGCAAGACCGCCGTGGTGGTCGAAGCCGGTGACGATGTCGCGAAGCTCGAGCCCTACCTGGATCGCCTCGCACTCGTTGCCGTTGATTTCCCGAGCTTCTCCGACGGCCGCGGCTTTTCCGCCGCCCGCATCCTGCGCGAGCAGATTGGCTACAAGGGCGATATCCGTGCCCTCGGAAAATACATCCTCGACCAGGTGCCGCTCGCCCGCCGCTGCGGCGTGAGCTCGTTCGAGATTTCCAAGCCGGAAGTGCTGAAATCCCTGCAGGCGGGCGAATGGCCGGAAGTGACCAAATACCTGCAGCCGGTCGGCACCGTGGACGAAATCCCGGAGGGTACCCGCCCCTGGGCCCGCCGCTCGCACCGTGATATCGCCGTCGCCGCGGAATAA
- the cysG gene encoding siroheme synthase CysG, with the protein MAGRREDIAKTLKKPDARLDVFPAFMKVAGRKVLVVGHGAEAAAKVRLLGETNARITVVSETVEPPLQKAIDLFEAEHVAEAFLPAHLEGAALVFSAREDWDLDKSVADAARAAGVPVNAVDKPDLCDFYTGALVNRAPIAVAITSTGVGPVLSRHIRARIEAMLPRATGELARLAESFREAAARVIPDDGLRRTFWARFFSGSVAANLYAGKAGAARSEAQRLLNGMAGDAGFVWLVGAGPGAEDLLTLRAQRLLQEADVIVHDALVPADVVAMGRRDAERISVGKRKGAHSVPQSEICKLLVELGGKGLKVVRLKAGDPMIFGRAAEEMEALRAGGIGFEIVPGVTAAFAAAASAQIPLTLRGVASNLVFATGHNAKSETLPDWAGLALKGATVAVYMGRTVAAAVAENLIGAGLAPSTPVAVIENAAHPYERQFAGSLSDLAVLSNRDEIDGPVLIVIGEAVGHAALVKAEPLAPRDAARFAAA; encoded by the coding sequence ATGGCCGGGCGCCGTGAAGACATTGCGAAGACACTGAAAAAGCCGGATGCCCGGCTGGACGTGTTTCCGGCCTTCATGAAGGTCGCCGGCCGAAAGGTGCTGGTCGTCGGTCATGGCGCGGAAGCCGCCGCCAAGGTTCGCCTGCTGGGCGAAACCAATGCCCGCATCACGGTCGTTTCCGAAACGGTCGAACCGCCCCTGCAAAAGGCGATCGATCTCTTCGAAGCCGAGCACGTCGCCGAAGCGTTCCTTCCTGCGCACCTCGAAGGCGCCGCGCTGGTCTTTTCCGCGCGCGAAGACTGGGACCTCGACAAGTCCGTCGCCGATGCCGCCCGGGCGGCCGGCGTGCCGGTCAATGCGGTCGACAAACCCGACCTCTGCGATTTCTACACCGGCGCGCTGGTCAACCGGGCGCCCATCGCGGTTGCCATCACCTCCACCGGCGTCGGGCCGGTGCTCTCCCGCCATATCCGTGCGCGCATCGAAGCCATGCTGCCGCGTGCGACGGGCGAGCTGGCACGCCTGGCCGAAAGCTTCCGCGAGGCGGCCGCCCGGGTGATCCCGGACGACGGTTTGCGCCGGACGTTCTGGGCCCGCTTCTTTTCCGGTTCCGTTGCCGCCAATCTCTACGCCGGCAAGGCCGGTGCCGCCCGCTCCGAGGCGCAGCGCCTGCTCAACGGCATGGCGGGGGACGCGGGCTTCGTCTGGCTGGTCGGCGCCGGTCCGGGGGCGGAAGACCTGCTGACGCTGCGCGCGCAGCGCCTGCTTCAGGAAGCCGACGTCATTGTTCATGACGCACTGGTTCCGGCCGATGTGGTTGCCATGGGCCGGCGCGATGCCGAACGCATTTCCGTCGGCAAGCGCAAGGGCGCGCATTCCGTTCCGCAATCCGAAATCTGCAAGCTGCTGGTCGAGCTGGGCGGCAAGGGTCTGAAAGTCGTGCGCCTGAAAGCCGGGGATCCGATGATCTTCGGCCGGGCCGCGGAAGAAATGGAGGCGCTCCGCGCCGGGGGAATTGGCTTTGAAATCGTGCCCGGCGTGACAGCAGCCTTCGCCGCTGCGGCTTCGGCGCAAATTCCGCTAACCCTGCGCGGGGTCGCCTCCAACCTGGTCTTTGCGACCGGCCATAATGCCAAATCCGAAACGCTGCCCGACTGGGCGGGCCTTGCGCTGAAGGGTGCGACGGTTGCCGTCTATATGGGCCGCACCGTGGCCGCCGCCGTTGCGGAAAACCTGATCGGGGCCGGCCTCGCACCTTCAACCCCGGTCGCCGTGATCGAAAACGCGGCGCATCCGTACGAACGCCAGTTTGCCGGGTCCCTTTCCGATCTGGCGGTTCTTTCGAACCGCGACGAGATCGACGGCCCGGTTCTGATCGTGATCGGCGAGGCCGTCGGCCATGCCGCCCTGGTCAAGGCTGAACCGCTGGCACCGCGTGACGCGGCCCGGTTCGCAGCCGCCTGA
- a CDS encoding DUF2849 domain-containing protein: MKVITANRLLKGDVVWLGESGTWVERITLARIFEGKEAVAEGLAIGAEAESRQEVVGVYEMDVTVEDGVIVPVRLREKIRATGPTTHLNLGKQAQAVSA, translated from the coding sequence ATGAAAGTCATTACCGCCAACCGCCTTTTGAAAGGCGATGTTGTCTGGCTCGGGGAAAGCGGCACCTGGGTCGAGCGCATCACCCTCGCCAGGATATTCGAGGGCAAGGAAGCCGTGGCCGAGGGCCTGGCCATCGGCGCTGAGGCCGAAAGCCGGCAGGAAGTCGTCGGCGTCTATGAAATGGACGTGACGGTCGAGGACGGGGTCATCGTTCCCGTGCGCCTGCGCGAAAAGATCCGTGCCACCGGGCCGACCACCCATCTGAATCTGGGCAAGCAGGCCCAGGCCGTTTCCGCGTAA
- a CDS encoding alpha-glucosidase: protein MFEEAETGLETEMPVKMAKDPDWWRGAVIYQIYPRSFNDTNGDGIGDLNGVCERMDYISSLGVDAIWLSPFFTSPMDDFGYDVSDYEDVDPMFGTLADFDRMIAAAHERGLKVMIDLVISHTSDQHPWFKESRSSKNNDKADWYVWADARADGTPPTNWLSLFGGSAWEWDSSRCQYYMHNFLASQPDLNFHNWEVQDAVLSAARFWLERGVDGFRLDTVNFYFHDARLRDNPPLSTTEVPTTVDPTNPYAYQDHLYDKTQPENLVFLERLRALLDQYPGTTSVGEIGADGQAVELTASYTEADKRIHMAYSFELLTPQCSAGYIRGCVQNMNGGIGSGWASWALSNHDVPRVASRWGEGLDIARFAPLETALCACLRGTPCLYQGEELGLRQADVPFEKLQDPYGIRFWPKYKGRDGCRTPIPWAKDQPNGGFSDAEPWLPVAPEHLEQAVDEQEKDEASVLNRNRAFYAWRQGQNALKKGDMTFLDSPGETLVFTRSFDGETVLCAFNLGDAQETFTLEELTLENLNAPGFTGTVGGNSITLDGLDALFARVKS, encoded by the coding sequence ATGTTCGAAGAAGCCGAAACGGGCCTGGAGACTGAAATGCCGGTGAAAATGGCCAAGGACCCGGACTGGTGGCGTGGTGCCGTGATCTACCAGATCTATCCGCGCTCCTTCAACGATACCAATGGTGATGGTATCGGCGACCTGAACGGCGTGTGCGAGCGCATGGACTATATCTCCTCGCTCGGCGTGGACGCGATCTGGCTCTCGCCCTTCTTCACCTCGCCGATGGACGATTTCGGCTATGATGTTTCCGACTATGAAGACGTCGATCCGATGTTCGGCACCCTGGCGGATTTCGACCGGATGATCGCGGCCGCCCATGAGCGCGGCCTCAAGGTGATGATCGATCTCGTCATCTCGCACACATCCGACCAGCATCCCTGGTTCAAGGAAAGCCGGTCATCGAAGAACAACGACAAGGCCGACTGGTACGTGTGGGCCGATGCAAGGGCGGACGGCACGCCGCCGACCAACTGGCTCTCCCTGTTCGGCGGATCGGCCTGGGAGTGGGACAGCAGCCGCTGCCAGTACTACATGCACAACTTCCTGGCCAGCCAGCCGGACCTGAACTTCCATAACTGGGAAGTGCAGGATGCGGTGCTGTCCGCGGCCCGTTTCTGGCTTGAACGGGGCGTCGACGGGTTCCGCCTGGACACGGTGAATTTCTATTTCCACGACGCCCGGCTGCGGGACAATCCGCCGCTGAGCACTACCGAAGTGCCGACCACCGTCGATCCGACCAACCCTTACGCCTATCAGGACCACCTCTATGACAAGACCCAGCCGGAAAACCTTGTCTTCCTGGAAAGACTGAGGGCGCTGCTCGATCAATATCCGGGCACGACCTCCGTCGGCGAAATCGGTGCCGACGGCCAGGCCGTGGAGCTGACCGCCTCCTACACGGAAGCCGACAAGCGCATCCACATGGCCTACAGTTTCGAGCTGCTGACGCCGCAGTGTTCGGCCGGATATATCCGCGGCTGCGTGCAGAACATGAACGGCGGGATCGGATCCGGCTGGGCCAGCTGGGCCCTGTCCAATCACGATGTCCCCCGTGTGGCCAGCCGCTGGGGCGAAGGTCTGGACATTGCAAGATTTGCACCGCTGGAAACGGCTCTGTGCGCCTGCCTGCGCGGCACGCCCTGCCTTTACCAGGGCGAGGAGCTTGGTCTCAGACAGGCAGACGTCCCGTTCGAAAAGCTCCAGGATCCCTACGGCATCCGCTTCTGGCCGAAATACAAGGGCCGCGACGGCTGCCGCACGCCGATCCCGTGGGCCAAGGACCAGCCCAATGGCGGCTTTTCCGATGCCGAGCCCTGGCTGCCGGTTGCCCCGGAGCACCTGGAGCAGGCCGTCGACGAACAGGAAAAGGACGAGGCCTCGGTTCTCAATCGCAACCGGGCTTTCTATGCCTGGCGGCAAGGTCAGAACGCGCTGAAGAAAGGCGACATGACCTTCCTCGATAGCCCGGGAGAAACATTGGTGTTCACCCGCAGCTTTGACGGCGAGACAGTGCTGTGCGCCTTCAATCTGGGCGATGCTCAGGAGACCTTCACTCTCGAGGAACTTACCCTTGAGAACCTGAATGCGCCCGGTTTCACCGGCACGGTCGGCGGCAACAGCATCACACTGGACGGTCTGGACGCTTTGTTTGCCAGGGTAAAATCCTGA
- a CDS encoding acetyl-CoA acetyltransferase, producing the protein MTAAMVGWAHLPFGKHAEETVESMIVNAASEAIHDAGISPEDVDEILLGHFNAGFSAQDFTASLVLQADPALRFKPATRVENACATGSAAVHQGVRAIASGDARFVLVVGVEQMTTTPGPEIGKNLLKASYLKEEGDIPAGFAGVFGKIADAYFQKYGDQSDALARIAAKNHKNGVGNPYAQMRKDLGFDFCRAESDKNPFVAGPLKRTDCSLVSDGAAALVLTDPATALGMKKAVAFRGLAHVQDFLPMSKRDILKFEGCSKAWGEALGDANLALEDLSFVETHDCFTIAELIEYEAMGLTREGEGSRAVLEGWTEMDGKLPVNPSGGLKAKGHPIGATGVSMHVLTAMQLTGSAGDIQVKNAEIGGIFNMGGAAVANYVSVLQAMK; encoded by the coding sequence ATGACTGCAGCCATGGTGGGGTGGGCGCATTTGCCCTTCGGCAAACATGCCGAGGAAACTGTCGAGAGCATGATCGTCAACGCGGCGAGCGAGGCCATTCACGATGCCGGCATTTCGCCGGAAGACGTGGACGAGATCCTTCTCGGCCATTTCAATGCGGGGTTCTCCGCCCAGGACTTCACGGCGTCGCTCGTTCTTCAGGCCGACCCGGCCCTGAGGTTCAAGCCGGCTACGCGCGTGGAAAATGCCTGCGCGACCGGATCCGCCGCGGTTCATCAGGGCGTGCGCGCCATCGCATCCGGCGATGCCCGCTTCGTTCTGGTCGTCGGCGTCGAGCAGATGACCACGACGCCCGGACCGGAAATCGGCAAGAACCTGCTGAAAGCCTCCTATCTCAAGGAAGAAGGCGACATTCCCGCCGGCTTTGCCGGCGTCTTCGGCAAGATCGCCGACGCCTATTTCCAGAAATACGGCGACCAGTCCGACGCGCTGGCGCGGATTGCAGCCAAGAACCACAAGAACGGCGTCGGCAATCCTTATGCGCAGATGCGCAAGGACCTGGGCTTCGACTTCTGCCGCGCCGAAAGCGACAAGAACCCGTTCGTGGCCGGTCCCCTCAAGCGCACCGACTGCTCGCTGGTCTCCGACGGTGCCGCCGCGCTGGTCCTGACCGATCCGGCGACGGCCCTCGGCATGAAGAAGGCAGTCGCCTTCCGCGGCCTGGCGCATGTGCAGGATTTCCTGCCGATGTCCAAGCGCGACATCCTGAAATTCGAAGGTTGCTCAAAGGCCTGGGGCGAAGCCCTGGGCGATGCCAACCTGGCGCTGGAAGACCTGAGCTTCGTCGAAACCCATGACTGTTTCACGATCGCCGAACTGATCGAATACGAAGCCATGGGCCTGACCAGGGAAGGCGAGGGCTCCCGTGCGGTCCTGGAAGGCTGGACCGAAATGGACGGCAAGCTTCCGGTCAATCCCTCCGGCGGCCTCAAGGCCAAGGGCCACCCGATCGGCGCGACCGGCGTCTCCATGCACGTGCTCACCGCCATGCAGCTCACCGGTTCGGCCGGCGACATTCAGGTAAAGAACGCGGAAATCGGCGGCATCTTCAACATGGGCGGCGCGGCCGTGGCCAACTATGTCTCCGTACTGCAGGCGATGAAGTAA
- a CDS encoding phosphoadenylyl-sulfate reductase, producing the protein MALHETFSLGVDPDLGLQAEVAALNAQYEDATAQEILTAAIRDQFAGGIAMVSSFGADSAVLLHMVAQVDPSTPVLFIDTVKLFPATLIYRDELIERLGLTNVRTQKPDGEDLARNDPAGMLWMNDTDTCCHIRKVLPLERALDGFDAWISGRKRFQSATRATLEFFEIDAGRVKVNPLANWTPADILDYARTHDLPPHPLVAQGYPSIGCLPCTSKVAPGEDPRAGRWRGQDKTECGIHWPTHGKEVDGSGI; encoded by the coding sequence ATGGCGCTGCATGAGACATTCAGCCTAGGCGTTGATCCGGACCTGGGTCTGCAGGCGGAAGTCGCCGCCCTGAACGCCCAATACGAAGATGCGACCGCCCAGGAGATCCTGACGGCGGCCATCCGGGACCAGTTTGCCGGCGGCATTGCCATGGTCTCCAGCTTCGGTGCGGATTCCGCCGTGCTCCTGCACATGGTGGCACAGGTCGATCCGTCGACGCCGGTGCTCTTCATCGATACGGTGAAGCTGTTTCCGGCAACGCTGATCTATCGTGACGAGCTCATCGAGCGGCTCGGCCTCACCAATGTGCGCACTCAGAAGCCGGACGGCGAAGATCTCGCCAGGAACGATCCGGCCGGCATGCTCTGGATGAACGACACCGACACCTGCTGCCATATCCGCAAGGTTCTGCCGCTGGAGCGGGCACTCGACGGGTTCGATGCCTGGATTTCGGGCCGCAAGCGTTTCCAGAGCGCCACGCGCGCCACGCTGGAGTTCTTCGAGATCGATGCGGGCCGGGTGAAGGTCAATCCGCTGGCGAACTGGACACCGGCCGATATCCTGGACTATGCCAGGACCCACGATCTGCCGCCGCATCCGCTGGTCGCGCAGGGCTATCCCTCCATCGGCTGTCTGCCCTGCACCAGCAAGGTCGCGCCCGGAGAGGACCCCCGTGCCGGACGCTGGCGCGGCCAGGACAAGACGGAATGCGGCATTCACTGGCCGACCCATGGCAAGGAAGTCGACGGCAGCGGTATCTGA
- a CDS encoding nitrite/sulfite reductase: MYRYDEFDASFVNQRTEQFKDQVRRRLAGELTEDEFKPLRLMNGLYLQLHAYMLRVAIPYGTLNSRQMHKLAHIARTYDKGYGHFTTRQNIQYNWPKLEDTPKILEELAEVEMHAIQTSGNCIRNVTADHFAGAAADEIADPRPYAEILRQWSSLHPEFSFLPRKFKIAITGAPSDRAAVQVHDIGLQLARNDKGEIGFVVFVGGGLGRTPMIGRKVRDFLPEEDLLAYSEAILRVYNRYGRRDNKYKARIKILVHETGLEELKADIEAEFEKIRFGVLRLPDEEVRRIEAYFAPPPLEVGSPTSAAVEARRDSDAAFAQFVAHNLNPHRVPGYTSVTLSMKPIGGIPGDASAEQMDAIADLAEEFGHDELRISHEQNVILPHVKLDDLPALFDKLVAAEIAEGNAGLITDIIACPGMDYCALATARSIPVAQRISERFGTASRQAEIGELKIKISGCINACGHHHVGHIGILGLEKKGEEFYQVTLGGSADENASIGEIIGRGFSSEEVVEAIEKLVDTYLGLRSGKEETFLEAYRRIGEAPFKEALYGAA; encoded by the coding sequence ATGTATCGCTACGACGAATTTGACGCGAGTTTTGTCAATCAGCGCACCGAACAGTTCAAGGATCAGGTCCGCCGCCGCCTGGCCGGTGAACTGACCGAGGACGAGTTCAAGCCGCTGCGCCTGATGAACGGTCTCTACCTGCAGCTTCATGCCTACATGCTCCGCGTCGCCATTCCCTATGGCACGCTGAACAGCCGGCAGATGCACAAGCTGGCCCATATCGCCCGCACCTACGACAAGGGCTATGGCCACTTCACCACGCGCCAGAACATCCAGTACAACTGGCCGAAGCTGGAAGACACGCCGAAGATCCTGGAAGAGCTGGCGGAAGTCGAGATGCACGCCATCCAGACCTCCGGCAACTGCATTCGCAACGTGACCGCGGACCATTTCGCCGGCGCGGCCGCCGACGAGATCGCCGACCCGCGCCCCTATGCGGAAATCCTGCGCCAGTGGTCGTCGCTGCATCCGGAATTCTCGTTCCTGCCGCGCAAGTTCAAGATCGCCATCACCGGCGCGCCGAGCGACCGTGCCGCCGTCCAGGTGCATGACATCGGCCTGCAGCTGGCCCGCAATGACAAGGGCGAGATCGGCTTCGTCGTCTTTGTCGGCGGCGGTCTCGGCCGCACGCCGATGATCGGCCGCAAGGTGCGCGACTTCCTGCCCGAAGAAGACCTTCTGGCCTACTCGGAGGCGATCCTGCGCGTTTACAACCGCTATGGCCGCCGGGACAACAAGTACAAGGCGCGCATCAAGATCCTCGTGCATGAGACCGGCCTGGAAGAACTGAAGGCGGACATCGAGGCGGAATTCGAGAAGATCCGTTTCGGCGTGTTGCGCCTGCCGGACGAGGAAGTGCGCCGCATTGAGGCCTATTTCGCTCCGCCGCCGCTGGAAGTCGGCTCGCCGACCTCCGCGGCTGTCGAGGCGCGCCGCGACAGCGATGCCGCCTTTGCCCAGTTCGTGGCGCATAACCTCAACCCGCACCGGGTGCCGGGCTACACCTCCGTGACGCTGTCCATGAAGCCGATCGGCGGCATCCCGGGCGATGCGTCGGCCGAACAGATGGACGCGATCGCGGACCTGGCTGAAGAATTCGGCCATGACGAACTGCGCATCAGCCATGAGCAGAACGTCATCCTGCCGCATGTGAAGCTCGATGACCTTCCGGCCCTGTTCGACAAGCTGGTCGCAGCGGAAATCGCCGAAGGCAATGCCGGTCTCATCACCGACATCATAGCCTGCCCGGGCATGGACTACTGCGCGCTGGCGACCGCCCGGTCCATTCCGGTGGCGCAGCGCATTTCCGAGCGTTTCGGCACGGCGAGCCGCCAGGCGGAAATCGGTGAGCTGAAGATCAAGATCTCCGGCTGCATCAATGCCTGCGGTCACCACCATGTCGGCCATATCGGCATTCTCGGCCTGGAGAAAAAGGGCGAGGAATTCTATCAGGTGACGCTCGGCGGCTCCGCCGACGAAAACGCATCCATCGGCGAAATCATCGGCCGCGGCTTCTCGTCCGAGGAAGTGGTCGAAGCAATCGAGAAGCTGGTCGATACCTATCTCGGCCTGCGCTCAGGCAAAGAGGAGACCTTCCTGGAGGCATATCGCCGTATCGGGGAGGCGCCATTCAAGGAGGCCCTTTATGGCGCTGCATGA